In Macadamia integrifolia cultivar HAES 741 chromosome 12, SCU_Mint_v3, whole genome shotgun sequence, the following are encoded in one genomic region:
- the LOC122058135 gene encoding T-complex protein 1 subunit alpha: MAIAAQTPDILGERQYGQDVRTQNVVACQAVANIVKSSLGPVGLDKMLVDDIGDVTITNDGATILKMLEVEHPAAKVLVELAELQDREVGDGTTSVVIVAAELLKRANDLVRNKIHPTSIISGYRLAMREACKYVDEKLAVKVEKLGKDSLINCAKTSMSSKLIARDDDFFASLVVDAVQSIKTTNARGEIKYPIKGINILKAHGKSAKDSYLLNGYALNTGRAAQGMPLRVAPAKIACLDFNLQKTKMQMGVQVLVSDPRELEKIRQREADMTKERIEKLLKAGANVVLTSKGIDDMALKYFVEAGAIAVRRVRKEDLRHVAKATGATVVSTFADMEGEETFDSSLLGHADEVVEERISDDDVILIKGTKTTSAVSLILRGANDHMLDEMERALHDALSIVKRTLESNVVVAGGGAVEAALSVYLEYLATTLGSREQLAIAEFAESLLIIPKVLAVNAAKDATELVAKLRAYHHTAQTKADKQHLSSMGLDLSKGTIRNNLEAGVIEPAMSKVKILQFATEAAITILRIDDMIKLVKDERDNEE, translated from the exons ATGCTTGTTGATGATATTGGTGATGTAACGATTACTAATGATGGTGCTACAATATTGAAGATGTTAGAAGTTGAGCATCCAGCTGCCAAG GTGCTTGTGGAGTTGGCTGAGCTTCAAGATCGAGAAGTTGGAGATGGAACAACTTCAGTGGTCATTGTAGCTGCAGAGCTACTCAAG AGAGCAAACGATTTAGTGAGAAACAAGATCCATCCAACATCTATAATTAGTGGATACAGA CTTGCTATGAGGGAAGCATGCAAATACGTTGATGAGAAACTTGCAGTGAAG GTTGAAAAGCTTGGAAAAGACTCCCTCATAAACTGTGCCAAGACAAGCATGTCCTCAAAGTTGATAGCTAGGGACGACGACTTCTTTGCAAGTTTG GTTGTAGATGCAGTTCAATCTATAAAGACAACCAATGCTCGGGGGGAGATAAAATATCCGATCAAG GGCATCAATATTTTGAAAGCACATGGTAAAAGTGCAAAAGACAGCTACTTGCTGAATGGTTATGCTCTAAATACAGGCCGTGCTGCCCAAGGAATGCCCCTTAGAGTTGCCCCTGCAAAGATTGCTTGCCTAGATTTTAATCTTCAGAAGACGAAAATGCAAATGGGTGTCCAAGTCCTTGTCAGTGATCCCAGGGagcttgaaaaaattcgtcaaAG AGAGGCTGACATGACTAAAGAGCGTATTGAAAAGCTTCTGAAAGCTGGAGCCAATGTTGTTCTCACATCAAAAGGAATCGATGACATGGCACTTAAG TACTTTGTGGAGGCTGGGGCTATTGCAGTAAGGCGTGTCCGCAAAGAGGATTTGCGCCATGTTGCAAAGGCAACTGGTGCCACAGTG GTTTCAACATTTGCTGATATGGAAGGAGAGGAAACATTTGATTCGTCGCTTCTTGGGCATGCAGATGAAGTCGTGGAGGAGCGCATTTCAGATGATGATGTCATCTTGATAAAGGGGACCAAAACCACAAGCGCA GTCTCCTTGATCCTCAGAGGTGCAAATGACCATATGCTTGATGAGATGGAACGAGCTTTGCATGATGCTTTGAGCATTGTTAAGAGGACCCTTGAATCCAATGTG GTGGTTGCTGGTGGCGGTGCAGTAGAGGCTGCTTTGTCTGTGTACTTGGAGTATCTTGCAACGACTTTAGGTTCTCGAGAACAGTTGGCAATTGCAGAGTTCGCTGAATCACTACTGATTATACCGAAG GTTCTTGCAGTAAATGCTGCAAAGGATGCTACTGAGTTGGTTGCAAAACTTAGGGCATACCACCATACTGCACAAACCAAGGCTGATAAGCAGCATTTATCAAG CATGGGGTTAGACCTATCCAAGGGAACCATCCGCAACAACTTAGAAGCTGGGGTGATAGAGCCTGCAATGAGCAAAGTGAAGATTTTACAG TTTGCAACCGAAGCTGCTATTACAATTTTGCGAATAGATGACATGATCAAGCTTGTCAAAGACGAACGTGACAATGAAGAGTAG
- the LOC122057856 gene encoding uncharacterized protein LOC122057856 — protein MVLSSSPSPSPSPSPSPTLISNLTNTTTSLHFKKLPFSLLSPTPPPLPLRVPLPRSGDDERPSRSSRLCTSSPSGVCRASQAVELFPTVCPEIVVREARLEDYWEVAETHCSSFFPDYSFPLDLALRIDRLVAMLSGFSVPTGCRRTCLVAVTGGSVDYNFFGVEDFKVGGFGGKFCFNKRYVAGILTIDTVADFLPRKGPLRQRRSGIAYISNVAVRERDRRKGIAKRLIAAAESQARSWGCRAIALHCDVNNPAATRLYKGQGFKCIKVPERAKWPQPKTSPNIQFTFMMKLLTTPTPT, from the exons ATGGTTCTCTcttcatctccatctccatctccatctccgtCTCCGTCTCCCACCTTGATAAGCAACCTCACCAATACTACCACTTCTCTCCACTTCAAGAAGCTTCCTTTTTCACTCCTCtcaccaacaccaccaccactaccactacGGGTTCCACTTCCACGCTCCGGAGATGATGAACGACCCTCTCGATCTTCCCGTCTCTGCACTTCTTCCCCATCAG GAGTTTGCAGAGCCAGTCAGGCGGTTGAATTGTTTCCGACGGTCTGTCCGGAGATCGTTGTTCGAGAGGCGCGGTTAGAGGATTATTGGGAAGTGGCCGAGACTCACTGTAGCTCTTTCTTCCCTGATTACTCCTTCCCTTTGGATTTGGCCCTTAGAATTGACCGATTGGTGGCCATGTTATCGGGATTCTCTGTTCCCACTGGCTGTAGAAGGACATGTCTTGTTGCCGTTACTGGTGGCTCCGTTGATTATAACTTCTTCGGTGTGGAGGACTTCAAAGTTGGAGGCTTCGGTGGGAAATTCTGCTTTAATAAGAGATATGTGGCTGGGATATTGACAATAGACACTGTGGCTGACTTTCTTCCGCGTAAAGGACCACTTCGCCAGAGAAG GTCTGGCATTGCATACATATCAAATGTTGCAGTTCGGGAGAGGGATCGGCGAAAGGGGATTGCTAAGAGGCTTATAGCTGCGGCAGAGTCTCAAGCAAGAAGCTGGGGTTGTCGTGCCATAGCATTACATTGTGATGTGAATAACCCTGCTGCCACACGATTGTATAAAGGCCAGGGTTTCAAATGTATCAAGGTGCCAGAAAGGGCAAAGTGGCCCCAACCCAAGACCTCACCGAATATCCAGTTCACTTTCATGATGAAGCTACTAACCACCCCAACACCCACTTGA